From one Simplicispira suum genomic stretch:
- a CDS encoding histidine kinase dimerization/phospho-acceptor domain-containing protein produces the protein MSRPTWSDASLMRQLLLWSLGALILVWACFVFLAYRTGVEEADELTDGHLASVAVLLLGIHGLPAIDQSVEPLRLRQEGLKNHDYQQSLSVLVWDAQGRLSWRSGEAPVLAFDAAAEGYATVIAGEEPLSWRSFSQWNREHTQKVAVMLQLDERDALAHDIAGQMIEPGLWLLPVVSLALGLAISRGLRPLMELSNAVAALDVQNADSLVARHPLREFDSVVESINTLLARQQQALFRERQLANEVAHELRTPLASIVLQAQALEATLEAEAPRAALARIRADTLRVGHVLDQLLALARSSRDGAKSGWQQIDLAQLARTVAADYAQAAWERNDVIEVQADASLTMSAQPVLLGIALRNLVENALRHTPFGTRIAIQCGRDQVAGASVVWLQVCDDGGRQGSSAERPLADSLHLGHEIVARVAAEHGAQFRKSPCASPFTTCYRIDFLYGPQNPAG, from the coding sequence ATGAGCCGTCCGACCTGGTCCGATGCTTCTCTGATGCGGCAGTTGCTTCTGTGGTCGCTGGGGGCACTCATTCTGGTGTGGGCGTGTTTCGTCTTTCTCGCTTATCGCACGGGCGTGGAAGAGGCGGATGAATTGACCGACGGCCACCTCGCAAGTGTCGCCGTGCTCTTGCTTGGAATTCATGGTCTGCCAGCAATAGACCAAAGTGTGGAACCGTTGCGCCTGCGACAGGAAGGACTTAAAAATCACGACTATCAACAGTCGCTCAGCGTCCTGGTATGGGATGCGCAGGGGCGGCTGAGTTGGCGCAGCGGTGAGGCGCCCGTGCTGGCCTTCGATGCGGCGGCGGAAGGCTACGCTACCGTTATTGCAGGCGAAGAGCCACTTTCCTGGCGCAGTTTTTCTCAGTGGAATCGTGAGCACACGCAGAAGGTAGCGGTGATGCTGCAACTCGACGAGCGCGACGCATTGGCACACGACATTGCGGGCCAGATGATCGAGCCTGGTCTGTGGTTGCTGCCGGTGGTGTCGCTTGCGCTTGGCTTGGCCATTTCTCGGGGTCTGCGACCATTGATGGAACTCTCCAATGCGGTTGCGGCGCTGGATGTCCAGAATGCCGACAGTCTGGTGGCTCGCCATCCGTTGCGCGAGTTCGACTCGGTGGTCGAATCCATCAACACCTTGTTGGCACGACAGCAGCAGGCACTTTTCAGAGAGCGGCAACTGGCCAATGAAGTCGCGCACGAACTGCGCACGCCGCTTGCCTCCATCGTTCTGCAGGCTCAGGCGCTCGAAGCCACTCTGGAGGCCGAAGCGCCGCGCGCCGCACTGGCTCGCATCCGGGCCGACACCTTGCGGGTAGGCCATGTTTTAGATCAACTTCTGGCCTTGGCGCGGTCGAGCCGTGATGGTGCAAAGTCTGGGTGGCAGCAGATCGATCTCGCGCAATTGGCGCGCACGGTGGCCGCCGACTATGCGCAAGCTGCATGGGAGCGAAATGACGTGATCGAAGTGCAGGCGGACGCTTCCCTGACAATGAGCGCTCAGCCGGTGCTGCTGGGAATTGCGCTGCGAAATCTTGTAGAGAACGCCTTGCGACACACCCCTTTCGGCACGCGCATCGCCATTCAGTGCGGGCGAGATCAAGTCGCTGGGGCGAGCGTGGTTTGGCTGCAGGTTTGTGACGACGGCGGACGTCAGGGCAGCAGCGCGGAACGTCCACTTGCCGACAGCCTTCACCTGGGGCATGAAATCGTCGCTCGCGTGGCGGCGGAGCATGGGGCTCAGTTTCGAAAATCTCCCTGCGCGTCGCCGTTTACTACCTGCTACCGCATCGACTTTCTCTACGGCCCGCAAAACCCAGCTGGCTAG
- a CDS encoding ABC transporter permease subunit, with translation MVSPSMASAASAPPTPPTPFVEFWRAFSANKGAVFGLVVVCVLLLLALFAPWIAPHAPFQTNSDAFLVPPAWQEGGSSTYLLGTDAIGRDILSRLIYGSRLSLSIGAVVVLIALALGVTLGLIAGFYRGLLEIAIMRVMDIILTLPSLLLAIVIVAILGPGLVNAMLAVAVVVLPHYVRITRAAVISEVSKDYVTAARISGAGTLRLMFSEVLANCAAPLIVQASLGVSTAILDAAALGFLGLGAQPPSPEWGTMLADAREFVMRAWWVVTLPGLMIVIAVLAFNLLGDGLRDALDPKLKR, from the coding sequence ATGGTTTCTCCCAGCATGGCTTCGGCTGCGTCCGCACCGCCCACACCGCCTACGCCGTTCGTAGAGTTCTGGCGTGCTTTTTCCGCAAACAAGGGCGCGGTGTTTGGTCTGGTGGTCGTCTGCGTGCTGTTGCTGCTCGCGCTGTTTGCGCCCTGGATCGCACCGCATGCGCCATTCCAGACCAACAGCGACGCCTTTCTGGTGCCCCCGGCATGGCAGGAGGGTGGTTCTTCCACCTACCTTCTGGGCACCGATGCGATTGGCCGTGACATCCTCTCGCGCCTGATTTATGGGTCGCGCCTTTCGCTCTCCATCGGTGCGGTCGTCGTCTTGATCGCCTTGGCGCTGGGTGTCACGCTGGGGCTCATCGCCGGCTTCTACCGTGGCCTGCTCGAGATCGCCATCATGCGCGTGATGGACATTATTCTTACCTTGCCCAGCCTGCTGCTGGCCATTGTGATCGTGGCCATCCTGGGGCCGGGGCTGGTCAACGCCATGCTGGCGGTGGCCGTAGTGGTCTTGCCGCACTATGTGCGCATCACCCGCGCTGCAGTGATCAGCGAAGTTTCCAAAGACTACGTGACGGCAGCGCGCATCAGCGGCGCGGGCACTTTGCGCCTGATGTTCAGCGAGGTGCTTGCCAACTGCGCTGCGCCGCTGATCGTGCAGGCATCGCTTGGCGTGTCAACGGCCATTCTGGATGCTGCCGCGCTGGGTTTCCTGGGCCTGGGGGCGCAGCCTCCCTCTCCCGAATGGGGAACCATGCTGGCCGACGCCCGCGAATTTGTGATGCGGGCCTGGTGGGTCGTGACCTTGCCGGGTCTGATGATCGTCATCGCCGTGCTTGCCTTCAATCTGCTTGGTGACGGACTGCGCGACGCGCTTGATCCCAAGCTCAAACGCTAG
- a CDS encoding long-chain-fatty-acid--CoA ligase: MTDRIWLKSYPTGVPADIDSGQYPSLVALMEEAFRTHAHKVAYSFMGKEITYAQTDSLSSAFAAYLQNLGLAKGDRVAIMMPNVPQYPVAVAAVLRAGYVVVNVNPLYTPRELEHQLRDSGAKAMVILENFATTLQACISSTPVKHVVVCAMGDQLGLLKGALVNYVVRNVKKMVPTWNLPGAVRFNDAVARGTRGTFKQPDIKPDDIALLQYTGGTTGVSKGAVLLHRNVIANVLQSEAWNAPVMERVPASEQPTSICALPLYHIFAFTVNMMLSMRTGGKTILIPNPRDLPAVLKELSKQRFHSFPAVNTLFNGLANHPDFNTVDWSHLKVSVGGGMAVQSAVAKLWLEKTGCPICEGYGLSETSPSASCNPVTSKEFTGTIGVPLPSTYMKLLDDDGQDVTEPGVPGEIAIRGPQVMAGYWQRPDETAKVMTEDGYFKSGDVGVVDENGFFRIVDRKKDMVLVSGFNVYPNEVEEVVATCPGVLECAVVGVPDDKTGEAVKLVVVRKTPELTEAKLRDFCRANLTGYKQPRVIEFREELPKTPVGKILRRELRDKK; this comes from the coding sequence ATGACCGACCGCATTTGGCTAAAAAGCTACCCAACGGGCGTGCCCGCAGACATCGACTCCGGGCAGTATCCATCCCTCGTGGCGCTGATGGAAGAGGCATTCCGTACGCATGCGCACAAGGTGGCTTATAGCTTCATGGGCAAGGAGATCACCTATGCGCAGACTGACTCGCTAAGCAGCGCCTTTGCGGCCTACCTGCAAAACCTAGGACTCGCCAAGGGCGACCGGGTCGCCATCATGATGCCCAACGTGCCGCAGTATCCGGTGGCGGTGGCGGCCGTGCTGCGCGCTGGCTACGTGGTGGTGAACGTAAATCCGTTGTATACGCCGCGCGAGTTGGAGCACCAGTTGCGCGACTCCGGCGCGAAGGCGATGGTGATTCTCGAGAATTTCGCCACTACCTTGCAAGCCTGTATTTCCAGCACGCCGGTGAAGCACGTGGTGGTCTGTGCCATGGGCGATCAGTTGGGCTTGCTCAAAGGCGCCTTGGTCAACTATGTCGTGCGCAACGTCAAGAAAATGGTGCCGACGTGGAATCTACCGGGAGCCGTTCGCTTCAACGACGCGGTGGCTCGCGGCACGCGTGGCACGTTCAAGCAGCCGGACATCAAGCCCGACGACATTGCCCTGCTGCAGTACACCGGGGGAACCACCGGGGTCAGCAAAGGCGCGGTGCTCCTGCATCGCAACGTGATCGCCAACGTTCTTCAGTCTGAAGCATGGAATGCGCCAGTGATGGAGCGGGTGCCTGCGAGCGAGCAGCCTACCAGCATTTGTGCTCTGCCCCTGTACCATATCTTCGCCTTCACGGTGAACATGATGCTCAGCATGCGCACGGGGGGGAAAACCATTCTGATCCCCAACCCGCGTGACTTGCCGGCCGTGCTCAAAGAGCTGTCCAAGCAGCGCTTTCACAGCTTTCCAGCGGTCAACACGCTGTTCAATGGCCTGGCGAACCACCCCGATTTCAATACCGTTGACTGGAGTCACCTGAAAGTGTCGGTGGGCGGCGGTATGGCGGTGCAGAGTGCAGTGGCCAAGCTCTGGTTGGAGAAGACCGGGTGCCCGATCTGCGAGGGCTACGGTCTGTCAGAAACCAGCCCCTCAGCCAGTTGCAACCCCGTTACATCCAAAGAATTCACCGGAACCATCGGCGTGCCCTTGCCGAGTACCTACATGAAGCTGCTGGACGACGATGGGCAGGATGTGACCGAGCCTGGGGTGCCCGGTGAAATCGCCATTCGGGGACCGCAGGTCATGGCCGGTTACTGGCAGCGACCGGACGAGACGGCGAAAGTCATGACCGAAGACGGCTATTTCAAATCGGGTGACGTGGGCGTGGTGGACGAGAACGGATTTTTCCGCATCGTTGATCGCAAGAAGGACATGGTGCTGGTGAGCGGCTTCAATGTGTATCCCAATGAAGTGGAAGAAGTGGTTGCGACCTGCCCAGGGGTTCTTGAATGCGCTGTCGTTGGCGTTCCCGACGACAAGACTGGCGAAGCTGTCAAGCTGGTAGTTGTCCGCAAGACACCGGAGCTGACCGAAGCGAAACTGCGTGACTTCTGTCGTGCCAATCTTACGGGGTACAAGCAACCCCGTGTGATCGAGTTCCGTGAGGAACTACCCAAGACGCCAGTTGGAAAAATTCTCCGACGCGAACTGCGCGACAAAAAGTAA
- the pntB gene encoding Re/Si-specific NAD(P)(+) transhydrogenase subunit beta, with translation MSQSLVTVAYIAAAILFILSLGGLSNPESSRRGNLFGMIGMALAVLATVFGPRVGATGIAWIVGALVIGGGIGLYAAKIVKMTQMPELIALMHSLVGLAACIVGFASYVDTSIQLAGIEKTIHEVEIYIGILIGAITFSGSLIAFGKLNGKIGGKPMLLPARHWLNLVALLLVIWFGREFLAAPSVQAGMLPLIVMTVIALLLGVHMVMAIGGADMPVVVSMLNSYSGWAAAATGFMLGNDLLIVTGALVGSSGAILSYIMCQAMNRNFISVIAGGFGSGGGAPAKKGDAAEPQGEVVPVSSAETAEMLRDAKSVIIVPGYGMAVAQAQHTVYEITQTLRERGVQVRFGIHPVAGRMPGHMNVLLAEAKVPYDIVMEMEEINEDFPDTDVVMVIGANDIVNPSALEDPTSPIAGMPVLEVWKAKTSIVMKRSMASGYAGVDNPLFYKENNRMLFGDAKKMLDEVLVALKS, from the coding sequence ATGTCGCAAAGTCTCGTCACAGTGGCTTATATTGCCGCCGCCATTCTCTTTATCCTGAGCCTTGGAGGTCTGTCCAACCCGGAAAGCTCGCGGCGCGGGAATCTGTTTGGCATGATCGGTATGGCCTTGGCCGTGCTGGCCACGGTTTTTGGCCCGCGCGTCGGCGCCACTGGCATCGCCTGGATTGTCGGTGCACTGGTCATCGGCGGCGGCATTGGCCTGTACGCGGCCAAGATCGTGAAGATGACGCAAATGCCCGAGCTGATTGCACTCATGCACAGCCTGGTGGGTTTGGCGGCCTGCATTGTGGGCTTTGCCAGCTACGTGGACACATCGATTCAGCTCGCAGGCATTGAGAAAACCATCCACGAGGTGGAAATCTACATCGGCATCCTGATCGGCGCCATCACCTTCTCGGGGTCGCTGATTGCGTTTGGCAAGCTCAACGGAAAAATTGGCGGCAAGCCCATGCTATTGCCTGCGCGCCACTGGCTCAACCTGGTGGCCCTGCTGCTGGTGATCTGGTTTGGCAGGGAATTTTTGGCTGCCCCGAGCGTGCAAGCCGGCATGTTGCCGCTGATCGTGATGACTGTAATTGCCCTGCTGCTCGGCGTGCACATGGTGATGGCCATTGGTGGGGCCGATATGCCGGTGGTGGTGTCCATGCTCAACAGCTACTCGGGCTGGGCGGCCGCGGCCACCGGCTTCATGCTGGGCAACGACTTGCTGATCGTGACCGGTGCGCTGGTTGGCTCTTCGGGCGCCATCCTGTCGTACATCATGTGCCAGGCGATGAACCGCAACTTCATCAGCGTGATCGCCGGCGGCTTTGGCTCTGGCGGCGGCGCGCCAGCCAAGAAGGGCGACGCCGCTGAGCCCCAGGGCGAGGTGGTGCCGGTGAGCTCGGCCGAGACGGCCGAGATGCTGCGCGATGCCAAGAGCGTCATCATCGTGCCCGGCTATGGCATGGCGGTGGCCCAGGCACAGCACACGGTGTACGAGATCACGCAGACGCTGCGCGAGCGGGGGGTCCAGGTGCGTTTTGGCATCCACCCGGTGGCGGGTCGCATGCCCGGTCACATGAACGTGCTGCTGGCCGAGGCGAAGGTGCCCTACGACATTGTGATGGAGATGGAAGAGATCAACGAGGACTTCCCCGATACCGACGTGGTCATGGTCATCGGTGCCAATGACATCGTGAACCCGAGTGCGCTGGAAGACCCCACCAGCCCCATCGCCGGCATGCCGGTGCTCGAAGTCTGGAAGGCCAAGACGTCCATCGTGATGAAGCGCTCCATGGCATCGGGCTATGCGGGCGTGGACAACCCGCTCTTCTACAAGGAAAACAACCGCATGCTATTTGGCGATGCCAAGAAAATGCTCGACGAGGTGCTGGTGGCGCTCAAGAGCTGA
- a CDS encoding ABC transporter ATP-binding protein encodes MALLEIRQLNVAFPTQDAVMHAVEGVSLQVQEGEVLGIVGESGSGKSVSMMALMGLIAYPGRVRAEHLQFDGKDLLGLSDGQRRKLVGKDIAMIFQDPTTSLNPCFTVGFQLIETLRLHLGLDKRAARERAIELLEQVGIPAASSRLSDYPHQMSGGMNQRVMIAMAIACNPRLLIADEPTTALDVTIQAQILELLRELQRERGMALVLITHNMGVVQEMAHRVAVMYAGQVAEEGPVAGLFAAPQHPYTEALLAAMPEQAGADGRLATIPGVVPGLYDRPAGCLFAPRCRYATARCVADRPELQPAPQAASGSLVRCHYPLGDPDRDARRHADGVLVPEVVA; translated from the coding sequence ATGGCTTTGCTTGAAATTCGTCAGCTGAACGTGGCATTTCCCACGCAGGATGCCGTCATGCACGCGGTGGAGGGGGTCAGCCTGCAAGTGCAGGAGGGAGAGGTGCTGGGCATTGTCGGCGAATCGGGCTCGGGCAAGAGCGTCAGCATGATGGCGCTGATGGGGCTCATCGCCTATCCGGGGCGCGTGCGTGCCGAGCATCTGCAGTTCGATGGCAAGGATCTGCTCGGCCTGTCCGATGGTCAGCGACGCAAGCTCGTGGGCAAAGACATTGCCATGATTTTTCAGGATCCCACCACCAGCCTCAACCCCTGCTTTACGGTGGGTTTTCAGTTGATCGAGACGTTGCGTCTGCATCTGGGACTGGACAAGCGTGCCGCCCGCGAGCGCGCGATTGAACTACTGGAGCAGGTGGGAATCCCAGCTGCGTCCAGCCGCCTTTCGGATTACCCACACCAGATGTCGGGTGGCATGAACCAGCGCGTGATGATCGCCATGGCCATCGCCTGCAACCCGCGCCTCTTGATTGCCGATGAACCCACGACGGCGCTGGATGTCACGATCCAGGCGCAGATTCTTGAGCTTTTGCGCGAACTGCAGCGCGAGCGCGGCATGGCGCTGGTGCTCATTACGCACAACATGGGCGTCGTGCAAGAGATGGCGCACCGCGTGGCCGTGATGTATGCCGGCCAGGTGGCCGAGGAAGGGCCGGTGGCCGGGCTGTTTGCCGCGCCGCAGCACCCGTACACCGAGGCCCTGCTCGCTGCCATGCCCGAGCAGGCGGGAGCCGACGGGCGGCTCGCTACGATTCCTGGGGTGGTGCCGGGCCTGTATGACCGTCCTGCGGGTTGTTTGTTTGCTCCGCGCTGCCGCTACGCTACCGCTCGCTGCGTGGCAGATCGCCCTGAGTTGCAGCCCGCGCCCCAAGCAGCGTCCGGCAGTCTGGTTCGTTGTCATTACCCGCTGGGCGATCCCGATCGCGATGCCAGACGTCATGCGGACGGTGTATTGGTTCCGGAGGTGGTCGCATGA
- a CDS encoding Re/Si-specific NAD(P)(+) transhydrogenase subunit alpha gives MQTSPTPAVQRIGVPTETFQGEKRVATVPDAVEKLIKLGFKVAVESGAGDGAHFSDETYRAAGAEVLPDAAALWAASDIVLKVRPPNSDEVALMRDGGTLIGFVWPAQNPELMQQLTAKNATVLAIDCLPRTLSRAQKMDALTSTAGVSGYRAVIEAANAFGRYFNGQITAAGKVPPAKVFIAGAGVAGLAAIGTAASLGAVVRANDTRAEVADQVKSLGGEFVKVDYEEDGAGGGGYAKVMSEGFQAAQRQMYATQAKDADIIITTALIPGKPAPKLITAEMVQSMKPGSVIVDMAAEQGGNCELTVPGEAVERHGVTIVGYTDLASRMAKQSSTLYANNLLRLVEELCKAKDGVAVVNMEDDAIRGLTVTKDGAITWPAPPLKAAPVPAPKSAAPVAAKKDSHARGAPMPAKNLAIMFAVAAVLFWFVGAYAPAAFLGHLTVFVLACFIGYMVVWNVTPALHTPLMSVTNAISSIIAIGALVQIAPPEAGAHGRPDGLILWLAFAALVLTSINMFGGFAVTRRMLAMFRK, from the coding sequence ATGCAAACAAGCCCAACACCAGCGGTGCAGCGCATCGGCGTGCCGACGGAGACGTTCCAAGGCGAAAAGCGTGTAGCGACTGTGCCGGACGCAGTGGAAAAGCTTATCAAACTCGGCTTCAAGGTTGCCGTCGAGTCTGGCGCTGGCGATGGAGCCCACTTCAGCGACGAGACCTACCGCGCTGCCGGCGCCGAGGTGCTGCCAGATGCCGCCGCGCTGTGGGCTGCTTCTGACATTGTCCTGAAAGTACGTCCCCCAAACAGCGATGAAGTGGCGCTGATGCGGGATGGCGGCACGCTGATTGGCTTCGTCTGGCCTGCTCAAAACCCGGAGTTGATGCAGCAGCTCACGGCCAAGAACGCTACGGTGCTGGCAATTGACTGCCTGCCACGCACGCTCAGCCGCGCGCAGAAGATGGATGCGCTGACCTCTACCGCCGGTGTGAGTGGTTACCGCGCTGTCATTGAAGCGGCCAACGCTTTCGGTCGTTATTTCAACGGTCAGATTACGGCAGCGGGCAAGGTGCCACCGGCCAAGGTGTTCATTGCCGGCGCGGGTGTGGCGGGCCTCGCCGCCATCGGCACGGCGGCCAGCTTGGGCGCCGTCGTCCGCGCCAACGACACGCGCGCCGAGGTAGCCGACCAAGTCAAGTCGCTGGGTGGCGAGTTCGTCAAAGTCGACTATGAAGAAGATGGCGCGGGCGGCGGTGGTTATGCCAAAGTCATGAGCGAGGGCTTTCAAGCTGCGCAACGCCAGATGTACGCGACACAGGCCAAGGACGCCGACATCATCATCACCACAGCGCTGATCCCGGGCAAGCCCGCGCCCAAGCTCATCACTGCCGAGATGGTGCAGTCGATGAAGCCCGGCAGCGTGATCGTGGACATGGCGGCGGAGCAGGGCGGCAACTGCGAATTGACCGTCCCTGGTGAGGCCGTGGAGCGCCACGGCGTGACCATCGTAGGCTACACCGATTTGGCCTCGCGCATGGCCAAACAGTCTTCCACGCTGTATGCCAACAACCTGTTGCGTCTGGTCGAAGAATTGTGCAAGGCCAAAGACGGCGTGGCCGTGGTCAACATGGAAGACGACGCCATCCGTGGCCTGACGGTCACCAAGGATGGTGCCATCACCTGGCCGGCACCGCCCCTTAAGGCGGCACCGGTTCCCGCGCCCAAGTCAGCCGCGCCCGTGGCCGCAAAGAAAGACAGCCATGCGCGTGGCGCCCCAATGCCGGCCAAAAATCTGGCCATCATGTTTGCCGTGGCTGCGGTGCTCTTCTGGTTCGTCGGTGCCTATGCGCCTGCGGCTTTCCTCGGGCACCTGACGGTGTTTGTGCTGGCCTGCTTCATTGGCTACATGGTGGTGTGGAACGTCACACCTGCACTGCACACACCTTTGATGAGCGTGACCAATGCCATTTCCAGCATCATTGCCATTGGCGCGCTGGTGCAGATTGCGCCGCCGGAAGCGGGCGCCCATGGGCGTCCGGATGGGCTGATTCTCTGGCTGGCTTTTGCCGCTCTCGTGCTCACGTCCATCAATATGTTCGGCGGCTTTGCCGTGACTCGCCGCATGCTTGCCATGTTCCGCAAATAA
- a CDS encoding ABC transporter permease subunit, translated as MLRFLLTRVSLLIPTFFGMTLLAFFLIRLVPGDPIETMAGERGIDAARHAALLVEYGLDKPVLTQYGVYISRVLHGDLGKSIITQVPVLDEFLALFPATVELAVCAILFALLLGLPAGIIAAVKRNSWFDHGVMTVSLTGYSMPIFWWGLLLIMLFSVYLGVTPVSGRLDVIHYVEPVTGFLLIDALMSEEKGAFVSALQHLILPAIVLGTNPLAVVARMTRSAMLEVLGEDYIRTARAKGLAPFRVVAVHALRNALIPVVTVIGLQVGVLFTGAILTETIFSWPGVGKWLIEAINRRDYPVLQGGMLLLGAVVMLVNLLVDLTYGIINPRIRVAR; from the coding sequence ATGCTGCGTTTTCTTCTCACGCGCGTCAGCCTGCTCATTCCGACCTTTTTCGGGATGACGCTGCTCGCCTTCTTTTTGATTCGGCTGGTGCCGGGTGACCCGATTGAAACCATGGCTGGCGAGCGTGGCATTGATGCTGCCCGCCATGCCGCACTGCTGGTTGAATACGGCTTGGACAAGCCCGTGCTCACCCAATACGGCGTCTATATCTCGCGGGTGCTGCACGGCGATCTGGGCAAGTCCATCATCACGCAGGTTCCAGTGCTCGACGAGTTTCTGGCGCTGTTTCCGGCCACGGTCGAGCTGGCCGTCTGCGCCATTCTTTTTGCGCTGCTTCTGGGGCTGCCTGCCGGCATCATTGCAGCCGTCAAACGCAATTCCTGGTTCGACCATGGGGTGATGACGGTTTCGCTGACGGGCTATTCGATGCCCATCTTTTGGTGGGGGCTGCTCCTCATCATGCTGTTTTCGGTCTACCTCGGCGTTACGCCCGTCTCGGGCCGCTTGGACGTGATTCATTACGTCGAGCCGGTGACGGGCTTCCTGCTCATCGACGCGCTCATGAGCGAGGAAAAAGGCGCATTTGTCTCGGCGCTTCAGCATCTGATTCTTCCGGCCATCGTGCTCGGTACGAACCCGCTGGCGGTGGTGGCGCGCATGACACGCTCGGCCATGCTTGAGGTTTTGGGCGAAGACTACATCCGCACCGCACGCGCCAAGGGACTGGCACCGTTTCGTGTGGTGGCCGTGCATGCGCTGCGCAATGCCCTGATCCCTGTAGTCACGGTGATTGGTTTGCAGGTGGGCGTGTTGTTTACCGGAGCCATCCTGACTGAGACGATCTTCTCCTGGCCCGGTGTGGGCAAATGGTTGATCGAGGCCATCAACCGGCGCGACTACCCGGTCCTTCAGGGCGGCATGCTGCTGCTGGGCGCGGTCGTCATGCTGGTGAACCTGCTGGTTGACCTGACCTACGGCATCATCAATCCCCGCATCCGCGTCGCCCGCTGA
- the fba gene encoding class II fructose-bisphosphate aldolase (catalyzes the reversible aldol condensation of dihydroxyacetonephosphate and glyceraldehyde 3-phosphate in the Calvin cycle, glycolysis, and/or gluconeogenesis), producing the protein MPLVSMRQLLDHAAECGYGIPAFNVNNLEQVQAVMAAADETGAPVILQASAGARKYAGESFIKHLIQAACEAYPHIPLVMHQDHGTSPAICQGAIDLGFGSVMMDGSLMEDGKTPSSFEYNVDVTRKVVAMAHKVGVTVEGELGCLGSLETGEAGEEDGVGAAGKLDHSQMLTDPEEAAQFVKATQLDALAIAIGTSHGAYKFTREPTGDILAISRVQAIHARIPNTHLVMHGSSSVPQDLLAIINQYGGKMKETYGVPVEEIQKAIQFGVRKINIDTDIRLAMTGAVRKFLAENPEKFDAREWLKPAREAAKAICKQRYLQFGCEGQGVKIKGVSLSVMAQKYAAGDLAQVVH; encoded by the coding sequence ATGCCTCTCGTCTCGATGCGCCAACTCCTAGACCACGCCGCCGAATGCGGTTATGGCATTCCCGCTTTCAACGTCAACAACCTGGAGCAGGTTCAGGCCGTGATGGCGGCAGCCGATGAAACGGGTGCTCCCGTGATCTTGCAGGCCAGCGCCGGTGCGCGCAAATACGCAGGCGAGAGCTTTATCAAGCACCTGATTCAGGCTGCGTGCGAAGCCTATCCCCACATCCCGCTGGTGATGCACCAGGACCATGGCACGTCGCCTGCCATCTGTCAGGGAGCCATCGATCTGGGATTTGGCTCGGTAATGATGGACGGCTCGCTGATGGAGGATGGCAAGACCCCGTCGTCTTTTGAATACAACGTGGACGTGACGCGCAAGGTCGTCGCAATGGCCCACAAGGTGGGCGTTACCGTCGAGGGAGAGCTTGGCTGCCTGGGTTCGCTGGAAACAGGGGAAGCGGGCGAGGAAGACGGCGTGGGTGCGGCCGGCAAGCTCGACCACAGCCAGATGCTGACCGACCCTGAGGAAGCGGCCCAGTTCGTCAAGGCCACCCAACTGGACGCACTCGCCATTGCCATTGGCACCAGCCATGGCGCCTACAAGTTCACGCGCGAGCCCACGGGCGATATCTTGGCCATCAGCCGTGTTCAAGCGATCCATGCCCGCATTCCCAACACCCACCTGGTGATGCACGGGAGTTCCAGCGTGCCGCAAGACCTGCTGGCGATCATCAACCAGTACGGTGGAAAGATGAAAGAAACCTACGGCGTGCCGGTTGAGGAGATCCAGAAAGCCATTCAATTCGGTGTTCGAAAGATCAACATCGATACCGACATTCGCCTGGCCATGACGGGTGCAGTGCGAAAGTTCCTGGCGGAAAATCCCGAAAAATTCGATGCCCGCGAATGGCTTAAGCCCGCGCGCGAGGCGGCCAAGGCCATCTGCAAACAGCGCTACCTCCAGTTTGGCTGCGAGGGCCAGGGTGTCAAGATCAAGGGCGTGTCGCTGAGCGTAATGGCGCAGAAGTACGCCGCAGGCGACCTGGCCCAAGTGGTTCACTGA